One segment of Niabella beijingensis DNA contains the following:
- a CDS encoding phosphocholine-specific phospholipase C, whose protein sequence is MPIDFSRRDFLKKTSLLAGGAGVFAALPASIQKAMAINPASGSTFEDAEHIVLLMQENRSFDHCFGALKGVRGFNDPRTLKLANGNPVWAQTDKNNATYLPFRLDMQQTKITWMGGLPHSWKDQVDARNNGQYDQWLIAKTTGYPGFEGKPMTLGYYNREDIPFNYAFADAFTVCDQHFCSSLTGTTPNRLYFWSGTLRKDGKAGSPALVRNSESDYSAESDWKTMPELLQENGLSWKVYQNELSLPSGLEEEADAWLSNFTDNPLEWFTRFRVRRSRKYEQYLVNRLEAYEKSLAELEQRTTEQPDDQKAKRALNGLRERKKRYIAELERCRKELAETLSADEQALHDHAFTTNEFDPAYHDTEEIEYDDHGTKRRMRVPKSDVLANFRKDVKEGKMPAVSWLVAPQYFSDHPSAPWFGAWYVSEVLDILTHNEEVWKKTIFILTYDENDGYFDHVPPFTAPDYRNPATGAVSAGIKNTDKEFVTMDDEIRLKGITKDNAREGPIGLGYRVPFVVASPWSRGGYVNSQVFDHTSVVQFIENFASRKTGKKLQLPHLSEWRRAICGDLSSVFRPYKGEPVKQPQFLERNAYLQRIDEARYRPLPQGIRPLTPEELRAIRTNPGTTKNYFKQEKGIKPSNALPYELYADASLDREQQSIRLVMKAATTVFKERSMGSPFSVYARLPYTDSGNKRVINRNWSFAVAAGEQLVYDIPLAGFESDTYHLELFGPNGFYRELSGKASESGPLVECTYTFGRGKRYGQVQLLIRNSTSGPQYVRIRDNSYGQKELSRTIAPHAAVSLTLLLEKSFGWYDFSVLPKSGNHFGHRFAGRVESGNDSYTDPLLS, encoded by the coding sequence ATGCCCATTGATTTTTCAAGAAGAGATTTTTTAAAAAAGACCAGCCTGCTGGCAGGTGGCGCCGGTGTTTTTGCAGCCCTTCCGGCCTCTATCCAAAAGGCGATGGCCATCAACCCGGCCAGCGGCTCTACTTTTGAAGATGCCGAACACATTGTGCTCCTGATGCAGGAGAACCGTTCTTTCGATCATTGTTTCGGTGCCCTGAAAGGGGTGCGCGGCTTTAATGATCCCCGTACGCTGAAGCTGGCAAACGGCAACCCCGTATGGGCACAAACCGATAAGAACAATGCCACCTACCTGCCGTTCCGGCTGGACATGCAGCAAACAAAAATAACCTGGATGGGCGGACTGCCGCATAGCTGGAAAGACCAGGTAGACGCCCGCAATAACGGGCAATACGATCAGTGGCTGATCGCTAAAACAACCGGCTACCCCGGGTTTGAGGGCAAGCCCATGACCCTGGGATATTACAACCGGGAAGACATCCCGTTCAACTATGCTTTTGCAGATGCCTTCACCGTTTGTGATCAGCATTTCTGCTCTTCCCTCACCGGCACCACCCCCAACCGCCTGTACTTCTGGTCGGGCACTCTCCGGAAGGATGGAAAAGCCGGAAGCCCCGCACTGGTAAGGAACAGCGAATCGGATTATAGTGCTGAAAGCGACTGGAAAACAATGCCGGAACTCTTGCAGGAGAACGGACTCTCCTGGAAGGTCTATCAGAACGAACTCAGCCTGCCTTCCGGCCTGGAAGAGGAAGCCGATGCCTGGTTAAGCAATTTTACCGACAACCCGCTGGAATGGTTTACCCGGTTCCGGGTACGCCGCTCCCGTAAATATGAACAGTACCTGGTGAACCGGCTGGAAGCCTATGAAAAAAGTCTGGCTGAACTGGAGCAGCGCACAACAGAACAACCCGACGATCAAAAGGCCAAACGGGCGCTGAACGGACTGCGGGAACGGAAGAAACGCTATATTGCTGAACTCGAGCGCTGCCGGAAGGAACTGGCGGAGACCCTGAGCGCGGATGAACAGGCCCTGCACGACCATGCCTTTACCACCAACGAGTTTGATCCCGCCTATCATGATACCGAAGAGATCGAGTATGATGATCACGGAACAAAGCGCCGGATGCGGGTGCCCAAATCAGACGTGCTGGCCAATTTCAGGAAAGATGTAAAAGAAGGAAAGATGCCCGCAGTTTCCTGGCTGGTGGCACCACAGTATTTCTCCGATCATCCTTCAGCGCCCTGGTTCGGCGCCTGGTATGTTTCTGAAGTACTGGATATACTTACCCATAACGAGGAGGTTTGGAAAAAGACCATTTTCATCCTCACTTATGATGAAAATGACGGCTACTTCGATCATGTACCGCCGTTCACGGCACCGGATTACCGGAACCCCGCTACCGGAGCCGTTTCTGCCGGGATCAAAAACACCGACAAGGAATTCGTTACCATGGATGACGAGATCCGCCTGAAGGGGATCACAAAAGACAATGCGCGGGAAGGCCCGATCGGTCTGGGTTACCGCGTGCCGTTTGTGGTTGCCAGTCCCTGGTCGCGCGGCGGGTATGTGAACTCTCAGGTTTTTGATCATACATCGGTGGTGCAGTTCATTGAAAACTTTGCATCCCGTAAAACGGGGAAAAAACTGCAGTTGCCCCATTTGTCGGAATGGCGCCGTGCCATCTGCGGGGATCTTTCTTCCGTGTTCCGTCCTTATAAGGGCGAACCGGTAAAACAACCGCAGTTCCTGGAGCGGAACGCTTACCTCCAACGGATCGATGAAGCGCGCTACCGGCCGCTTCCACAGGGCATCCGGCCGCTGACGCCGGAGGAACTCCGGGCGATCCGCACCAACCCCGGAACGACAAAAAATTATTTTAAACAGGAAAAAGGCATCAAACCCTCCAATGCCCTGCCTTATGAATTGTATGCAGATGCCAGTCTGGACAGGGAGCAGCAATCCATCCGGCTGGTTATGAAAGCCGCCACAACGGTTTTCAAAGAACGATCCATGGGCAGCCCCTTCTCTGTATATGCCCGCCTGCCTTATACGGACTCCGGTAATAAACGGGTGATCAACCGGAACTGGTCTTTTGCCGTAGCAGCCGGGGAGCAACTGGTTTATGATATACCACTCGCCGGTTTTGAAAGTGACACTTATCACCTCGAACTCTTTGGCCCCAATGGCTTTTACAGGGAACTGAGCGGGAAAGCCAGTGAATCCGGTCCTTTGGTTGAATGCACTTATACTTTTGGCCGTGGAAAACGATACGGGCAGGTACAGCTGCTGATTCGCAACAGCACATCAGGTCCGCAATACGTCCGCATCCGGGATAATAGCTACGGCCAAAAAGAGCTGTCCCGGACCATTGCTCCTCATGCAGCCGTGAGCCTCACGCTGCTGCTGGAAAAAAGTTTCGGTTGGTACGACTTTTCGGTACTGCCAAAATCCGGTAACCATTTCGGGCATCGTTTTGCCGGCCGTGTGGAGTCCGGCAACGACTCCTACACCGATCCCTTGCTTTCCTGA
- a CDS encoding LamG-like jellyroll fold domain-containing protein has protein sequence MKKKFITGALITISIFSTVFLSCKKYADPPPYFEDDIDSTSVASRRVLLIGIDGAVATEYKKMALPALNGLLAHSKFTWEGISDDVTTDAASWKTLMTGISYIKHKVKDSTFIYEAPPGGDPHGGAPANYPSFFSYILSSPNGNMRTSFISPWNTMVNRLVPEVLDQVIAAGDQGVKDSALSRIKNGNPEFMVLNFNSPAIAGKAGGFSADDAGYKSAATKIDGYINEIMTALKARPEYNKKEEWLVIVNSTHGGTGNGYGGSSLDESGAFSIYYNENFKPLELTKEGAYVGAFLSGNGNTAVKAVMSDPDAYNPGTGPMTIELKVRGERKSGNWPAFISKKGPFEGSSSLLGSADPGFVCYSSGSNDANFVVRSASTGNTKVEGGTTAILDAVNWHTLSIVFRQDSAGKQWFKFYNDGIFQDERDMTSWGTITSTAPLVLGFARADDAAWYTGLNVADVRIFNVALSGKEVADNICLADIKKHPKYANLTGYWPCSDGFGDRFLNHAPGAVNKDFILKNAFSWANVAQLPCSFPPLNDPNKRSMQLANSGVAATVFYWLRLPTKDAWGFEGSKWLEDYEIEFIK, from the coding sequence ATGAAAAAGAAATTTATAACCGGCGCGCTGATCACTATTTCGATTTTTTCAACGGTATTTTTATCGTGTAAAAAATATGCGGATCCGCCTCCCTATTTCGAGGATGATATTGACTCCACCAGTGTTGCAAGCCGCAGGGTTCTGCTGATCGGCATCGACGGGGCGGTGGCCACAGAATACAAGAAGATGGCACTGCCTGCCCTGAACGGATTGCTGGCACACAGCAAATTTACCTGGGAAGGGATATCTGATGATGTAACTACCGATGCTGCTTCCTGGAAAACATTGATGACCGGTATCTCTTATATCAAACACAAGGTAAAGGACAGTACGTTTATTTATGAAGCGCCTCCGGGTGGTGATCCTCATGGCGGTGCTCCTGCCAACTATCCGTCCTTCTTTTCCTATATCCTTTCGTCTCCAAACGGAAATATGCGAACCTCCTTTATCTCTCCCTGGAATACGATGGTGAACCGCCTGGTACCGGAAGTGCTGGATCAGGTAATTGCCGCAGGCGATCAGGGGGTGAAGGACTCGGCGCTAAGCCGGATAAAGAACGGCAACCCGGAATTTATGGTGCTGAACTTTAATTCGCCTGCCATCGCCGGAAAAGCCGGGGGCTTTTCGGCAGATGATGCAGGCTATAAGAGCGCAGCAACAAAGATTGACGGATATATCAATGAGATCATGACCGCACTGAAAGCCCGCCCTGAATACAATAAGAAAGAAGAGTGGCTGGTGATTGTCAACAGCACGCACGGAGGTACAGGAAACGGCTATGGCGGAAGTTCCCTGGACGAAAGCGGTGCCTTTAGTATCTATTATAATGAAAATTTTAAACCACTGGAGCTTACAAAAGAAGGAGCTTATGTGGGGGCTTTTTTAAGTGGTAATGGTAATACAGCTGTAAAGGCAGTGATGAGCGATCCCGATGCGTATAACCCGGGCACCGGTCCAATGACCATTGAGCTGAAAGTAAGAGGAGAAAGAAAGAGTGGTAACTGGCCCGCATTTATTTCAAAGAAAGGGCCTTTTGAAGGCAGTTCAAGTTTGCTCGGTTCTGCTGATCCAGGATTTGTATGTTATTCTTCCGGCTCCAATGACGCCAATTTTGTGGTGAGGTCTGCAAGTACAGGTAATACAAAGGTCGAGGGCGGCACAACGGCCATCTTAGATGCTGTTAACTGGCATACGCTTTCTATTGTTTTCCGGCAGGACAGCGCGGGCAAACAGTGGTTTAAATTTTATAATGACGGGATCTTCCAGGATGAGCGGGATATGACCAGCTGGGGGACCATCACAAGCACAGCCCCGCTGGTACTGGGGTTTGCAAGAGCCGATGATGCTGCATGGTATACCGGTTTAAATGTGGCCGATGTCCGTATTTTTAATGTAGCGCTTTCCGGGAAAGAAGTAGCGGATAATATTTGCCTGGCTGATATTAAAAAACACCCGAAGTATGCCAATCTCACCGGGTACTGGCCTTGTAGTGATGGTTTCGGAGACCGTTTCCTGAATCACGCTCCGGGCGCAGTGAATAAAGATTTTATATTGAAGAATGCTTTTAGCTGGGCAAATGTTGCGCAACTGCCTTGCAGCTTTCCGCCTTTAAATGATCCCAACAAGCGGTCGATGCAGCTTGCCAATTCCGGCGTTGCAGCTACTGTATTTTACTGGTTAAGACTTCCAACGAAGGATGCCTGGGGATTTGAAGGCTCCAAATGGCTGGAGGATTATGAAATTGAATTTATAAAATAG
- a CDS encoding N-acyl-D-amino-acid deacylase family protein, which produces MLNKILLLAALTGTAPARAQSSCDVLIRNGKIINGTGNNWFYGDIAVDKGKIRAIGKNLPYTGATEISASGLVVAPGFIDVHTHIEGDEDKDPLAHSFIYDGVTTVVAGNCGSSNLNIGRYFHWLDSLKLSINVATLIGHNDVRRAVMGRANRPPAPGEQAQMEALVERAMKEGAVGLSTGLIYIPGTYSKSDEIIALAKVAAKYNGVYATHMRSEGNNVAEAIRETLQIGREAHIPVEISHFKLSGQQNWGRSKETVALVEQARKEGIDVTIDQYPYTASSTSISTLLPSEVLADGQDSIRARLQRPDVVKYVVNDMLKSLKQRKLKHFSYAVVAYYKPDTSYNGKSIEEINLMKGRRHKAREEALTVIDIMMNGGASAVFHGMSEEDVKYIMKYPYNTFASDASIRIMNEGMPHPRGYGTNARVLAKYVRNEKVLSLEEAIRRMTSLPAQKFNLSGRGLLKEGMAADIVIFDPEKVQDLATFEKPHAYSKGFEYVLVNGQVTVSKELHTGIRAGKALRNAPEF; this is translated from the coding sequence ATGTTGAATAAAATATTACTGCTTGCGGCGCTGACCGGTACTGCTCCGGCACGGGCACAATCTTCCTGTGATGTACTTATCCGGAACGGAAAGATCATCAACGGCACCGGCAACAACTGGTTTTACGGAGACATTGCGGTAGATAAAGGAAAGATCCGGGCCATCGGCAAGAACCTGCCCTACACCGGCGCCACGGAGATATCCGCTTCCGGTCTGGTTGTAGCGCCGGGTTTTATCGACGTACATACCCATATAGAAGGCGATGAGGACAAAGATCCGCTGGCGCACAGTTTTATATATGATGGTGTGACCACTGTAGTAGCGGGCAACTGCGGCTCCTCCAACCTCAATATCGGCCGGTATTTCCACTGGCTGGATTCCTTGAAACTTTCCATTAATGTGGCCACACTTATCGGTCATAACGATGTACGAAGAGCCGTTATGGGACGTGCCAACCGGCCCCCCGCGCCCGGCGAACAGGCACAAATGGAAGCGTTGGTGGAACGCGCCATGAAAGAAGGTGCGGTTGGTTTGTCTACCGGCCTTATCTACATTCCGGGTACCTATTCAAAATCCGACGAGATCATCGCGCTGGCAAAAGTGGCTGCGAAGTACAATGGGGTTTATGCCACGCATATGCGGAGTGAAGGGAACAATGTGGCAGAGGCCATCAGGGAAACATTGCAGATCGGCCGCGAGGCCCATATACCGGTAGAGATCTCCCATTTTAAACTCAGCGGGCAGCAGAACTGGGGCCGGAGCAAAGAGACCGTTGCCCTGGTAGAGCAGGCACGCAAAGAAGGCATTGACGTGACCATCGATCAGTACCCTTATACCGCCAGCAGTACCTCCATCAGCACCCTGCTCCCCAGCGAGGTGCTGGCCGACGGCCAGGACAGTATCCGTGCGCGGCTGCAACGACCGGACGTGGTGAAATATGTAGTCAATGATATGCTGAAAAGTCTGAAGCAACGGAAACTGAAGCACTTCAGCTATGCAGTAGTGGCTTATTATAAACCGGATACCAGCTATAACGGGAAAAGTATCGAGGAGATCAATTTGATGAAGGGCCGCCGGCATAAAGCCCGGGAGGAAGCGCTTACGGTTATCGACATCATGATGAACGGCGGGGCCAGTGCTGTTTTTCACGGCATGAGCGAAGAAGATGTAAAATACATTATGAAATATCCGTACAACACGTTTGCAAGTGATGCTTCCATCCGCATTATGAACGAGGGCATGCCGCATCCCCGCGGCTATGGTACCAATGCAAGGGTGCTGGCCAAATATGTGCGTAATGAAAAAGTGCTTTCACTTGAAGAGGCCATCCGGCGGATGACATCACTGCCGGCACAAAAATTCAACCTCTCCGGCCGTGGTCTGCTTAAAGAAGGAATGGCTGCGGATATTGTCATTTTTGATCCGGAAAAGGTACAGGACCTTGCTACGTTTGAAAAGCCGCATGCTTATTCCAAAGGTTTTGAATATGTGCTGGTGAATGGGCAGGTGACAGTAAGCAAGGAGCTGCATACAGGTATAAGGGCAGGAAAGGCGCTGCGGAATGCACCAGAATTTTAA
- a CDS encoding M60 family metallopeptidase, whose translation MNRRLRYNLLVTGLIMTAFFSCKRNYDFGYKDGFPDSGKDGASVTVDTSIKKIDVSRYAKARVFPGLVCTDETRLMNYTVNMNLKYFPADKEQLRMSTIPEPQFSTGVYAAPGELVIIDVPAGVGSLSYQIGAWTYDASAVQNSQRDPVIFTTNSLAPGRNYLRNPYGGPVYIIANTSFDAPVPITFSNVVKMPDFILGQTNEAEWKAAIRSSCVPWLELRSNNLIFTVPREFCVTRNISNLDALMKQWDDAINFDYYQWIGLKAVTSGEDAVDQAPLLPWRAVLDITMPPGAGGVSGYPFRAQYGYGWFDEWTDPEYINNAASWGTFHELGHNHQQGQYWSWSSLGETTNNLFIFKNASRLGVYPAKHTFPVDDLLPKINDALAFAASTSTTKNFDGSDPLISDPFKRLTPFLQIFDKVPANYGYPGQEDGWGFMTALYKKARRAARISTTDQQKRDFVYETLCEYTRQDWKEFFKAWGITISNISLAKMAQYPVMRQKIWEYNPISRTGGDGFFYAPLVRTGWTITANSEEAVGEGGTNGKVATLLDGDLTTFWHSQWYDGTAEPPYVITVDMKSVQSIIGIQIAQRQSGSGTSRPVKHIRVEVSSDGSSWTETGSSPFTLQNIQGLQNLFFPNYVSARYFRITIPSMADNYGGDEFSALSELNGLK comes from the coding sequence ATGAACCGGAGATTAAGATACAACCTGCTGGTGACTGGTTTGATTATGACTGCTTTCTTCAGTTGTAAACGAAACTACGATTTTGGTTACAAGGACGGCTTCCCGGATTCGGGCAAGGACGGTGCTTCGGTAACCGTGGATACCAGTATTAAAAAGATCGATGTCAGCCGTTATGCAAAGGCCAGGGTATTCCCCGGACTGGTGTGTACCGATGAAACAAGGCTGATGAATTATACGGTGAACATGAACCTGAAGTACTTCCCGGCAGATAAGGAACAGCTGCGGATGAGTACGATTCCCGAACCGCAGTTCAGCACGGGGGTATATGCGGCTCCCGGCGAACTGGTGATCATAGATGTACCGGCCGGTGTCGGCTCCCTGTCGTACCAGATCGGTGCCTGGACCTATGATGCCTCTGCCGTGCAGAACTCCCAGCGCGATCCCGTCATCTTTACTACTAACAGCCTCGCGCCGGGACGCAATTACCTGCGCAATCCTTACGGGGGGCCGGTTTATATTATTGCAAATACATCATTTGATGCCCCGGTGCCGATCACGTTCAGCAACGTGGTTAAAATGCCGGATTTTATATTGGGACAAACCAATGAAGCCGAGTGGAAGGCCGCGATCCGGAGCTCCTGTGTTCCCTGGCTGGAACTGCGCAGCAATAACCTCATCTTTACGGTGCCCCGGGAATTTTGCGTAACGCGTAATATCAGCAACCTGGACGCGCTGATGAAGCAATGGGATGATGCGATCAATTTCGATTATTACCAGTGGATTGGTCTTAAAGCCGTTACTTCAGGAGAAGATGCCGTGGACCAGGCTCCGCTGCTTCCCTGGAGGGCAGTGCTTGACATTACCATGCCGCCGGGTGCCGGCGGTGTATCCGGTTATCCCTTCAGGGCACAATACGGCTATGGCTGGTTTGATGAATGGACCGATCCGGAATATATAAATAATGCCGCCAGTTGGGGTACCTTCCACGAACTGGGGCACAACCATCAGCAGGGGCAATACTGGAGCTGGAGCTCCCTGGGGGAGACCACCAACAACCTTTTTATTTTCAAAAATGCCAGCCGTCTGGGCGTTTATCCTGCAAAACACACCTTCCCGGTGGATGACCTGTTGCCCAAGATCAACGATGCGCTGGCCTTCGCTGCCAGCACCAGCACCACCAAGAATTTTGACGGGTCGGATCCGTTGATCAGTGATCCCTTTAAAAGGCTGACCCCGTTTTTGCAGATCTTCGATAAAGTGCCCGCAAATTATGGTTACCCGGGTCAGGAAGATGGATGGGGTTTTATGACCGCTTTGTATAAGAAAGCCCGCCGCGCAGCGCGGATCTCTACCACTGATCAGCAGAAAAGGGATTTTGTGTATGAAACCCTTTGCGAGTACACCCGCCAGGACTGGAAAGAATTCTTTAAAGCCTGGGGGATCACCATCAGCAATATCTCGCTTGCTAAAATGGCGCAATACCCCGTGATGCGACAGAAAATATGGGAATATAATCCCATTAGCCGTACCGGCGGGGATGGATTTTTTTATGCACCGCTGGTAAGGACCGGCTGGACGATCACCGCCAACTCTGAAGAGGCTGTCGGAGAAGGCGGCACCAACGGAAAAGTGGCTACATTATTAGACGGAGACCTGACTACCTTCTGGCATTCCCAATGGTACGATGGTACAGCAGAGCCGCCCTATGTTATCACCGTCGATATGAAATCCGTACAGTCGATCATCGGCATTCAGATAGCACAGCGGCAGAGCGGATCCGGAACCAGCCGCCCGGTCAAGCATATAAGAGTGGAAGTGAGTTCTGATGGTAGCAGCTGGACCGAAACGGGTAGTAGTCCGTTTACCCTGCAGAACATCCAGGGGCTGCAAAACCTGTTCTTCCCCAATTATGTATCAGCCCGGTATTTCCGGATAACGATTCCTTCAATGGCGGATAATTATGGAGGAGATGAATTTTCTGCGCTTAGTGAACTAAACGGGCTAAAGTAA
- a CDS encoding SusD/RagB family nutrient-binding outer membrane lipoprotein, producing the protein MNFRIYKYTIALTALVVLSCTKKFDSINTNPDKSTTARADWLATAIISSSTYGDISSQKGFMQPLMLAKYILWTELQESYQYNSIGQTGAWERYNVLRNIDPMLQYAASDPETYPSYRGLAHFIRAWQFYQLTMQVGDIPYSEAVQGKSEKNLKPKYDNQKDVFKGILNELDSANLLFSTGKDFSGDFIYKGSVDQWRRLTNTFALYVLINLHKKTADADLNVVDRFKDIVTNRPLMRDYKDNFAVTYINSANYCYPWSSTPVQKNQFTIYPMISTTLIDLLKTHNDRRLFYYAEPAASAIKAGLTANNFNAYIGVEPSDPYSSTTSAHSAGTFSDVNKRYVDLYNAEPVSLLNYWDLQFILAEATVRGWISGTPAQNYYTAGIQSSMNFLVNFTPATYNHGMEMDAIYINSYPATVALTGNQDNQLRQIITQKYIAGFLHGADYNAWYEFRRTGYPQFKLNTNTNLNTPNTQFPVRWKYPQVELNNNGDNYKAAIQSQYGGNDDVNQVMWLLK; encoded by the coding sequence ATGAATTTTAGAATATATAAGTATACAATCGCACTTACAGCCCTGGTTGTGCTAAGTTGTACAAAAAAATTTGATTCCATCAATACCAATCCGGATAAGTCTACAACAGCCAGGGCCGACTGGCTGGCCACTGCTATCATTTCCTCTTCCACTTACGGCGATATCAGCAGTCAAAAAGGATTTATGCAGCCGCTTATGCTTGCAAAGTACATTTTGTGGACGGAACTCCAGGAAAGCTATCAATACAACTCCATCGGACAAACGGGGGCCTGGGAGCGTTACAATGTTTTGAGAAATATTGACCCCATGCTGCAATATGCCGCATCAGATCCAGAAACCTATCCGTCATACAGGGGGCTGGCGCATTTTATAAGAGCCTGGCAGTTTTATCAGTTAACCATGCAGGTAGGTGACATACCCTACTCGGAAGCGGTACAGGGAAAATCAGAAAAAAATCTTAAACCTAAATACGATAATCAGAAGGATGTATTTAAAGGTATTTTAAATGAACTGGACTCTGCCAATCTGCTTTTTAGTACAGGAAAAGATTTCAGCGGAGATTTTATTTACAAAGGCAGTGTGGATCAATGGCGCAGACTAACCAATACCTTTGCGCTTTATGTTTTAATAAACCTGCATAAAAAAACAGCTGACGCAGATTTAAATGTGGTGGACCGGTTTAAGGACATTGTTACCAATCGTCCGCTGATGCGGGATTATAAAGACAATTTTGCAGTTACGTATATCAATTCCGCAAATTATTGTTATCCCTGGAGCAGTACTCCCGTTCAAAAAAATCAGTTCACTATTTATCCTATGATCTCTACAACATTGATCGACCTCTTAAAAACCCATAACGACAGGAGATTGTTTTATTATGCAGAACCGGCGGCCTCTGCGATAAAAGCAGGGTTAACCGCCAATAACTTTAATGCCTATATCGGTGTGGAGCCTTCTGACCCTTACTCCAGCACTACTTCAGCGCACTCTGCAGGCACCTTCTCAGACGTGAACAAACGATACGTTGACTTATACAACGCAGAGCCTGTAAGCCTTCTCAACTATTGGGATCTTCAGTTTATACTGGCCGAAGCCACAGTAAGAGGTTGGATCTCTGGAACTCCTGCCCAGAATTATTACACTGCCGGTATACAAAGTTCTATGAACTTCCTGGTGAACTTTACCCCGGCAACCTATAATCACGGAATGGAAATGGATGCGATCTATATTAATAGTTATCCGGCAACAGTAGCTCTTACCGGTAATCAGGATAACCAGCTCAGACAGATCATTACCCAGAAATATATTGCTGGATTTCTTCATGGTGCAGACTACAATGCCTGGTATGAGTTCAGAAGAACAGGATATCCCCAGTTTAAATTAAATACCAATACCAATTTAAATACTCCCAATACCCAGTTCCCCGTAAGATGGAAGTATCCCCAGGTAGAGTTGAATAATAACGGAGACAACTACAAAGCAGCCATTCAATCGCAATACGGTGGGAATGATGATGTGAACCAGGTAATGTGGCTCTTAAAATAA